The following are encoded together in the Neofelis nebulosa isolate mNeoNeb1 chromosome 9, mNeoNeb1.pri, whole genome shotgun sequence genome:
- the MMP24OS gene encoding protein MMP24OS, with the protein MGARLSGGQGAPEPVQAQPQPQPQPGAPEAPERPQPEPSPWGPLDDVRFLITCTSWY; encoded by the coding sequence ATGGGTGCTCGGCTGAGCGGCGGCCAGGGCGCCCCAGAGCCCGTgcaggcccagccccagccccaaccccaaCCCGGGGCACCCGAGGCCCCTGAGCGGCCCCAGCCTGAACCCAGTCCCTGGGGGCCACTGGACGATGTGCGCTTCCTCATCACCTGCACCTCCTGGTACTGA
- the EIF6 gene encoding eukaryotic translation initiation factor 6, which translates to MAVRASFENNCEIGCFAKLTNTYCLVAIGGSENFYSVFEGELADTIPVVHASIAGCRIIGRMCVGNRHGLLVPNNTTDQELQHIRNCLPDSVQIRRVEERLSALGNVTTCNDYVALVHPDLDRETEEILADVLKVEVFRQTVADQVLVGSYCVFSNQGGLVHPKTSIEDQDELSSLLQVPLVAGTVNRGSEVIAAGMVVNDWCAFCGLDTTSTELSVVESVFKLNEAQPSTIATSMRDSLIDSLT; encoded by the exons ATGGCGGTCCGAGCGTCTTTCGAGAACAACTGTGAGATCGGCTGCTTTGCCAAACTCACCAACACCTACTGCCTGGTGGCCATCGGAGGGTCGGAGAACTTCTACAG TGTGTTCGAGGGCGAGCTCGCCGATACCATCCCCGTGGTGCACGCGTCCATCGCTGGCTGCCGCATCATCGGGCGCATGTGTGTGG GGAACAGACATGGTCTCCTGGTGCCCAACAACACCACTGACCAGGAGCTGCAGCACATTCGCAATTGCCTCCCAGACTCAGTGCAGATCCGGCGGGTGGAGGAGCGGCTCTCAGCCCTGGGCAATGTCACCACTTGCAACGACTACGTGGCCTTGGTCCACCCAGACCTGGACAGG gaaacagaagaaatcttGGCTGATGTGCTCAAGGTGGAAGTCTTCAGACAGACAGTGGCTGACCAGGTGCTAGTAGGAAGCTACTGTGTCTTCAGCAATCAGGGAGGACTGGTACATCCCAAGACTTCAATTGAAGACCAAGATGAGCTGTCTTCTCTTCTTCAGGTCCCCCTTGTG GCAGGCACTGTGAACCGAGGCAGCGAGGTAATTGCCGCTGGGATGGTGGTGAATGACTGGTGTGCCTTCTGTGGCCTGGACACAaccagcacagagctgtcagTGGTGGAGAGTGTCTTCAAGCTGAACGAAGCCCAGCCTAGCACCATTGCGACCAGCATGCGGGATTCCCTCATTGACAG ccTCACCTGA
- the FAM83C gene encoding protein FAM83C, translating into MFGGLGPGDLGAQGMAGPLRGRVEELKRPWWREASPLVLQHSEAARLAADALLERGEAAYLRVISEERELPFLSALDVDYMTSHVHGGPELSEAQGLEASGPDRLSLLSEITSGTYFPMASDIDPPDLDLGWPEVPQATGFSPTQAVVHFQRDKAKNIKDLLRFLISQARTVVAVVMDIFTDMELLCDLMEASSRRGVPVYLLLAQEHLRHFLEMCYKMDLNGGHLPNMRVRSTCGDTYCSKAGRRFTGQALEKFVIIDCEQVVAGSYSFTWLCSQAHTSMVLQLRGRIVEDFDREFRCLYAESRPVEGFCGGEGPVSPRALCPPTVALGFRPSVLSPASSSPSSTSLSSIKRSPLMDHSSYLSPPGGGGCSDTGMGSSSLGPACRGASGQPSLKRQLSDPNHGSLPGPYRSNLGKLGVSPWSQSSPALNHNGASPLTLAVGSPMLARQRPLLPFPQGVSALSRLPENGLLRSQESSPQRSRWVPSTALETVEEKKVSLNHSHGQLDLLVPFPRAREAGGPDSGVDPSLGSFWPGEQAPEDRRLSPNQRYNQLDLLPQTQGAGGTPESGSPRPGNQIPEDKRLSSNHSHSQLDLLVQYPKAGGSRVPPEANSSARADKQSLDERRQTLGHSQLDLITKFGPFRGEGPGPSGLPRPSPARKAGVSSGDENRLTLGHSKLDLITKYHQLQGTRQGPDPGLPGGPTGGHHSGSSNGLSGDEKRLTLGHSKLDLITKYNKSKFKLLRSRFES; encoded by the exons ATGTTCGGAGGCCTAGGGCCTGGGGACTTGGGGGCCCAGGGCATGGCGGGACCCCTGCGGGGCCGGGTGGAGGAGCTGAAGCGGCCGTGGTGGCGGGAGGCCTCACCGCTGGTGCTCCAGCACAGTGAGGCTGCCCGGCTGGCAGCCGACGCCCTCCTGGAGCGGGGCGAGGCCGCCTACCTGCGGGTCATCTCCGAGGAGCGGGAGCTGCCCTTCCTGAGTGCTCTGGACGTGGACTACATGACCAGCCATGTGCATGGGGGCCCTGAGCTCAGTGAGGCCCAGGGACTGGAGGCCTCAGGGCCTGACCGCCTCAGCTTGCTCTCTGAAATCACCTCAGGCACTTACTTCCCCATGGCCTCTGACATAGACCCCCCGGACCTGGACTTGGGCTGGCCTGAGGTTCCGCAGGCCACAGGCTTCAGCCCCACCCAGGCTGTGGTCCACTTCCAGCGGGACAAGGCCAAGAACATCAAGGACCTTCTGCGTTTTCTCATCAGCCAGGCCCGCACG GTGGTAGCTGTCGTGATGGATATATTCACGGACATGGAGCTTCTGTGTGACCTCATGGAGGCCTCGAGCCGGCGTGGTGTCCCTGTCTACCTGCTTTTGGCTCAGGAGCACCTAAGGCACTTCCTGGAGATGTGCTACAAGATGGACCTCAACGGGGGGCACCTGCCG AACATGCGTGTGCGGAGCACATGTGGGGACACATACTGCAGCAAGGCCGGCCGCCGCTTCACGGGGCAGGCCCTGGAGAAGTTTGTTATCATCGACTGTGAGCAGGTGGTGGCAGGCAGCTACAG CTTCACCTGGCTTTGCAGCCAGGCCCACACTAGCATGGTGCTGCAGCTGAGGGGCCGCATCGTGGAAGACTTTGACCGGGAGTTCCGCTGTCTGTATGCCGAGTCTCGGCCTGTGGAGGGCTTCTGCGGTGGTGAGGGTCCCGTATCTCCCAGGGCACTGTGTCCTCCCACAGTGGCCCTGGGCTTCCGGCCCAGTGTGTTGAGCCCTGCATCCTCCTCACCCTCCAGCACCAGCCTTAGCAGCATCAAACGCTCACCTCTAATGGACCACTCCTCTTACCTCAGTCCACCAGGAGGCGGTGGCTGCAGTGACACGGGTATGGGGTCCTCATCCCTGGGCCCTGCCTGCCGCGGGGCCAGTGGCCAGCCCTCTCTGAAGCGCCAGCTGTCTGACCCTAACCATGGCTCCCTGCCAGGGCCCTACAGGTCCAATCTAGGCAAGTTGGGGGTGTCCCCATGGTCCCAGTCCTCCCCTGCCCTCAACCACAATGGTGCCAGCCCCTTGACCCTGGCAGTGGGGTCACCTATGCTTGCCCGCCaacgccccctcctccccttcccccagggtgTTTCAGCCCTATCCCGGCTCCCAGAGAATGGGCTCCTGAGAAGCCAGGAGTCTAGTCCCCAACGAAGTCGCTGGGTACCTAGCACAGCCCTGGAGACAGTGGAGGAGAAGAAGGTGTCTCTGAATCACAGCCATGGCCAGTTGGATCTCCTTGTCCCCTTCCCCAGAGCCAGAGAAGCTGGAGGCCCTGATTCTGGGGTTGACCCCAGCTTGGGCTCCTTCTGGCCTGGAGAGCAGGCTCCAGAGGACAGGCGGTTGTCCCCAAACCAGAGATATAACCAGCTGGATCTCCTGCCTCAGACCCAGGGTGCTGGGGGTACCCCTGAGTCAGGTTCCCCCAGACCTGGCAATCAAATTCCAGAGGACAAGAGGCTGTCCTCAAATCACAGCCACAGCCAATTGGACCTCCTGGTACAGTACCCCAAGGCTGGGGGCTCCAGAGTGCCCCCTGAAGCCAACTCCTCAGCCAGGGCTGACAAGCAAAGTCTTGATGAGCGACGACAGACCCTGGGCCACAGCCAGCTGGACCTCATCACAAAGTTTGGCCCATTCCGGGGTGAGGGGCCTGGGCCCAGTGGTCTCCCCAGACCAAGCCCTGCTCGAAAGGCTGGAGTGAGCTCTGGGGATGAGAATAGGCTGACCCTGGGCCACAGCAAGCTGGACCTCATTACCAAGTATCATCAATTGCAGGGCACCAGGCAAGGACCTGACCCTGGCCTCCCTGGAGGCCCCACAGGTGGCCATCACAGTGGCAGTAGCAATGGCCTGTCAGGGGATGAGAAGCGGCTGACCTTGGGCCACAGCAAACTGGACCTCATCACTAAGTACAACAAGTCCAAGTTCAAACTTCTCCGAAGCCGCTTTGAGTCCTAG